A single window of Salvia splendens isolate huo1 chromosome 8, SspV2, whole genome shotgun sequence DNA harbors:
- the LOC121743244 gene encoding transcription factor PCF5-like → MKDPAQGGEIVEVEGGQILRATGRKDRHSKVYTAKGPRDRRVRLAAHTAIQFYDVQDRLGYDRPSKAVDWLIKKAKTAIDNLNDLPLPPPQPGWGDGAAWSHSPATEPNPSSAAAAREQHQSQVRSEYNFAPNTSRNNNSNNNNNNNNSASSFMGEADLMNTMKSLFPTSSFAGFDNDSSEGSSFQTRDLGLSLQTLQADSRANPTAPFQGNFHWSSGGAVFASFSERELLQSNAAENTWNQRPQRPLIPPNHHDQDPNLHQPQPRSAFELGFRVPARIYGEEEAAENHR, encoded by the coding sequence ATGAAAGATCCAGCGCAGGGAGGCGAGATCGTGGAGGTTGAGGGCGGCCAGATTCTCCGGGCCACCGGGCGGAAAGACCGCCACAGCAAAGTCTACACAGCCAAGGGGCCCAGGGACCGCCGTGTTCGCCTGGCCGCGCACACGGCCATCCAATTCTACGACGTCCAGGACCGGCTCGGCTACGACCGGCCGAGCAAGGCCGTGGACTGGCTCATCAAGAAGGCCAAGACGGCCATCGACAACCTCAACGACCTCCCACTGCCGCCACCACAACCCGGATGGGGCGACGGCGCAGCCTGGAGCCACTCCCCGGCAACAGAGCCAAACCCTAGCTCTGCTGCTGCTGCCAGGGAGCAGCACCAGTCTCAAGTTAGGAGCGAATATAATTTCGCTCCCAACACCAGCAGAAATAACAacagcaacaacaacaacaataataataattcggCTTCGTCCTTTATGGGCGAGGCCGATCTCATGAACACCATGAAGTCCTTGTTTCCAACCAGCAGTTTTGCAGGTTTCGACAATGATTCTTCTGAGGGCTCGTCTTTTCAGACGAGAGACCTCGGCCTGTCGCTTCAGACGCTCCAGGCCGATAGCCGGGCGAACCCCACCGCCCCGTTTCAAGGGAATTTCCACTGGAGCAGCGGcggcgccgttttcgcctccTTTTCTGAAAGGGAACTACTTCAGTCCAACGCCGCAGAAAACACGTGGAATCAGAGGCCTCAACGGCCTCTGATTCCACCAAATCATCACGATCAAGATCCGAATCTTCATCAGCCTCAGCCTCGTAGCGCTTTCGAGCTCGGATTTCGCGTACCGGCTCGGATTTACGGCGAGGAAGAAGCCGCGGAGAATCATCGGTGA